In the genome of Tissierella sp., the window AATGCCTTTTCATAATCTTCTAATTCATATAAGTCGATAGGTGGAAATTGTATCAAACCTAGTTTTAGTAATTGCAATGCTGGTTCAAAGGGACCACATCTACTTCCTTTGATAGTAATCTCATTCACTACAAAATCACTCATATCTATTTCGACTTTTCCTGCATAAGTGGTTTTAATAACAATAGTTCCTTTTTTCCTAACTATTTTTTGTGCTGTTAATATGCCAGATGGAGAGCCAGAAGCATCTATAACTATTTCATAAGATTCTTCTGTATTTGTCCTTACCTTAGCAAAGGATTTAAATAAGTTTAATTTCTCTTCATGTTTACCAATTATAGTTAAATTAGCTCCTGTCAAAGACACTACTTGGGCGATCATATATGCAAGTCGTCCATCTCCAATGATTCCAACACTAGTAGAGGGCTTTATATGCACTTGCTCCAAAATCTCCAGTGCTGCTGCAAGAGGTTCTGTAAATATTGCGACTTCAGATGGTACTTCTTTAGGCACTATATGCAATAATTCATTTCTTATAGTTATATACTGGGCAAAACATCCATCTTTCCCCGAAATTCCTACTACCTTTCTATTTTCACAGTGAGTTGGTCGCCCGGTTTTGCAATAAATACAATGGCCACAATTTTCATTGATTTCACCAACAACACGGTGCCCGATTAAGGAAGGATCATCGGACTCTAGGACTTTTCCAACAAATTCATGACCTAGTATGCCTTTAAAATCAGGTCTATATCCTTTTAAAATTTCTTTATCTGTATTGCATATTGCACTGACAATAATTTCAACCAATGATTCTCCAGACTTAGGAGATGGTTTTGGATAGTTTTCCACATATTGAAGACTTTTATCATAGTATAAAGCTTTCATATGAACTCCTCACTTTACTATATTTAAAATATCTAGAGCTGAATAATTGAATTATTACAAGAGCAATTATCTTGGTCCAGCCCTTCTTTAAATACTTTGATAAATACATCTGTTATATTTTCTCTGTTTTTATCAACTGAACCCTGTATATCATGTATGGCTATTTCCCCACCAATACCTGTACACCAATTGGTTATAATACCTATAGCAGAATAACACATACCAAGTTCCTTTGCAAAAACTACTTCAGGGACTGAAGTCATCCCTACAACATCACCAATATTTTTATACATTTTTATCTCACTGGCTGTTTCAAATCTTGGACCTTCAGTACATATATATACAGCCTCTCCCTTAATATCTAAGCCTAATTCTTTAGAGAAAAGATAAAACTTCTCTCTCATATTTTTGCAATAAGGATCACTCATATCTACATGTTTTACTGGTTCGTCCCCTCCTTCAAAAAAAGTAACAGGTCTTGATTTTGTGAAGTCAAGGAAATCATTTATCACTACAACATCTCCAGGAGCATAGTTTTCATTGCAAGATCCTACTGCTGCTGTTGCGTAGATATATTTTACCCCATATTCTTTTAATGCCATCATATTCGCCTTATAATTTATTAGATGAGGCGGCTTAGAATGTTCTTTCCCATGTCTAGCTAAAAAAACTATTTCTTCTCCATCTATGTTTACTACATCCAATTCCACTTCACCATATTTTGTTTTAACCTTCTCTACTCTACTATTGTGACTAGTACCATATACGCCAGTCCCTCCAATTATTGCCTTCATCTTATCCCTCCTTTAACAAGTAGTCCTTCTTCAATAAGTTTAAAAATTGGTGCCTGGCACCAAAAACTAAACTTATTTTAGTTTCATTATGTTCTCTTTATAAGGAGCTCTTATAATGCCCTTTTCTGTAATTATTCCAGTGATATTTTCCCAAGGTGTTACATCAAAGGCTGGATTAAATACATCTATACCCTCTGGGGCAGTTCTAACTCCATCTATATGAGTCACTTCAGATTTATCTCTTTCTTCTATTTCAATATCTTTTCCTGTCTCGATATCAAAATCTATTGTTGTAGTAGGTGCAACAATATAAAAAGGAACATTATAAGCTTTAGCTACTACGGACAACATAAATGTACCTATTTTATTTGCAGTATCTCCATTGGAGGCTATTCTATCCGCTCCCACTAAAATTACATCTATCTTTCCATCTCTTATTAATGTAGCCGCTACATTATCAGCTATTAACTTTGATGGTATTTCTTCCTGTACCAACTCCCATGCAGTTAGTCTACCGCCTTGTAACCTTGGTCTTGTTTCATCAGCATAAACAAATATATTCTTTCCAGTATAGTGAGCTTCCCTCACAACTCCAAGGGCAGTACCGTATCCTACTGTTGCTAAAGCACCAGTATTACAATGGGTTAAAATAGTTGCCCCTTCCTTAATTACTTCATTACCATGCTTTGCCATGGTTTTGTTGGTTTCAATATCCTCTTCAAATATCTTATCTGCTTCTTCTCTTATCTTTTTATAAATATCTACTGTAGATGATGATTTATTTTCCTCTATAAGCTTTCTCATTTTTCCGATAGCCCACATTAAGTTTACAGCTGTCGGTCTTGAGTTGTTCAATATATCTAAAGCTTCATCCATTTTTGAAAAGAAATTTTCCTTTTCTTCACCTAAGAATTCTTTAGCTGCTAAAACCACCCCATATGCAGCTGTTGCACCTATAGCTGGTGCTCCTCTAACAACCATATCCTTTATTGCAAAATCAACATCTCTAAAATCCTTACATTGAAATATTTCGTATATTGTAGGTAACTTTCTTTGGTCTATTAAATACAATATATCATCCTTAAATTCAATAGTTTTTATCTCTTTCATCTTCTTCCTCCTTGGTTTATTTATACTAAAGTAATTAAGTAATCCTATTTACCTTTAATTTAAATATTTCAGAATCAAAATAATCAAATGAGTATAAAATTGGATGTCCTTCTTTATCATAATGTAGCTGATGTAGCAATATGAAAAGTTTGTTCTTAGGAACCTTTAAGCGTTCAATCATTTCTTCCGTAGGTAAAGTTGGTATTATTTCAGTAGTTGCATAATCCATGACAATTCCAAACTTTTCTTTAATGTAAGAAAATACAGATTCTGAATCAATATTATCTAAACTTTCATTGTTTACTAACTTTTTAGGAATAGTATCTACTAAATAGGCTGCAGCTTTACCATTGGCAGTTCTAATTCTTTTTAAAGTAATAATCTTATCGTTAGCTTCAAGTCTTAATTTTTTTACCATATCCTTAGTTGGATATCCTTCTTCAACACCAACCCATGTGGTACCTGGTTGATATCCAAAGCTTTGGATAATTTCTGTGATACTTTCCAGTTTTTCTAGTCCAGATTCAATTTGAATTGGTCTCTTGTTTATAAAAGTTCCTTTTCCTTTTATCTTATATATTATCTTGTCCTGTTCTAGTAGGGCCAAAGCCTCTCTAACTGTATATCTACTTACACCTAATATATCCATAAATGTATTTTCAGATGGTAAGATTTCATCTGCTTGGAGCTCTTCATTCTCGATAAACTTTAATATTTCATGCTTTGTTTTAGAGCTTAAGGAAATAGATTTAATCATTGTTTTTTAACTTGCCCATAAGTTTTAAATTTTTCAAGCATTAGAAGCATCTCTTCCTCTGGAAGAATCACAGGCTCTCCAATAGCCTTTGTTCTATAGTATAGCTCTGCACAATATTCAATTTCCTCTGTAATATTAAAGGCATTTGCAAGATCCTTTGCTCCAGCTAAAAGCCCATGGTTAGCTAATAATACTGCATATCTATCTTTCATAGCTTCATATGCATTTTCAGCTAATTCCTTAGTTCCATAAGTTGCATATTTGGCACATCTAACATCTAGACCTGCTAATGCAAGCATATAATGCACAGGTGGTAATGACCAGTTTAAACATGCAAGAGTTGTTGCGTACATAGTATGGGTATGAATTATAGCATCAATATCTTCCCTATTAGCATAAAATATTCTATGCATTTCATATTCAGATGAAGGATCTTTAGCACCATCAACTTTGTTGCCATGAATATCAAGTACTACCACATCTTCAGGTTTTATTTCAAAATAATCTATCCCTGAAGGTGATATACACATTAGACCTTTCTCTCTATTATAAATACTTAAATTCCCACCAGTTCCTTTAGTAAGGCTTGATGTAACAAGCTTTTTCCCATATTCAACAATTTGCTCTCTCTCTTCTTGCATTAACATTGAACCAGCTCCTGACTTAATATTTTATATAATATTTAACTTGTCTGACATCTATGATTAAATAATAGCACTCGGCAAATTTTCTGTCAATATTAGAATTGTTAAAGTTGAACTAATTTTGTAACTTCTTTGTTACACAAACTTGCCTTTTTCGTTATATAATATGCTTAATAGAAAGGAGAGTATTTATGTCGCAAAAACAAATAACACTTATAGTGCTAATAATATGTTTGTCTATCCTTACAATAGGCTGCTCAACAAAAGAAATTTTACCAACTACCTTAAGCCCAGAGCAATCCATTAAGGAAATTATTGTATCTAAGGGTTCTAACTATGATTTTTTAGCTGATCAAGCCTATGTAAATCATATCAATACCTTAATTAACAGCCTTGTAAATGACCAACAATCTGAAACTCCTCCATATGCTGTAGGAAATCTTGATGAAGATAATATTCCAGAACTAGCAATATTTAGAAACAGAGATCCTAATAATATGGATGATGAAGGAAGTTTAGAAATATATAAATTTACCCAAGAAAAATACAGTCTAATAGATAGTATTTCAATGAACTACGATAATGGCAACGAACATATTATTATAGGAAAGATATCTGAGGATCAAAACGGATTGTTTCTAAATAATAGTGTAGGTGCTCATTCAGGCATAACATATGGATTTATATTAAAAGACAGTAAGCTTGAAAGTATTTTTAATGAAAATAAAATTTCACTGATATCTGTATATGCTGGTAATGAAATAACTGATGTTGATAATGATGGGATTTTAGAATTTAGTATATATTCTGTTGACCCAGAAACTGAAGATACTAGCTTTGCAGGCTCAGATAAAATGACTCTTTGGTATAAATGGGATGGTAAAGATTCTGCTACTTTAGTAAAAGTTGAAAGGAAGGATTATTCCTCTGAAAAGTCTAATGAAGAAATTTTAAATCAAGGAAAAGAATTAATTGAAAACAATTTCTCTGAAGCATTACAATATATAAATGAACATAAGAATGAATTATCTAAGTACGACAATACTGAACTTCTAATGGAATATATTTCCAAATTGGATGAAATATCATTTGATAGAAGTGTAGAAATAGAGAATTTATTCATTAAGTATCAAAATGGTGAGAATTTTGATTATTTATTTAAGAAATATGAATTATCTATAGCCAAATTAAATAGCTTAGAATATCTAAGTAGAGAAAAAGTCTTAAAAGATGAAGAAGAGTTAAAGAAGCATCTCATAGATCATATAAATCTAGGGTATAAGCTAGATACTTCAGAAGGACTTTATTATTATTTAATAGATAATCAAAAATTTGTAGATAGCTTTGGTGAGAATATAACTAATGAATATAATGATTATCTCAAAATATTAGCACTAGATACTAATGAGCCTTACATGAATGATGGAAGCCTTATGATATCTATGGAGAGTCTAGCTGAAAGAATTTTATTAGTTGAAAGCTTTAAAATGATTTATCCATACTCCAATCTACTGCCTAAGGTTAATGAAATATATCAATGGTATATATATACTTATTTCTATGGAGATAACCATGTTCCTAATTACGATTACGACTCTTTTGTGATGAAAGATGAAATCTTACAGGAGTATGCAAATACCATAGAAAAATATGAATATACTAATTTTGCAGATATAATTAGAAGTTTTATGGAATGGCTAAAGCAAAATAATAATATAATGAATGATGATATTCGGGTAAAACTAGATGAAAGATTAAATTAATCACAAAATCCTCCCATCATAATATTATGTACTATGTAATATTATAACAAGGGGGGATTTTTTTGTTGTCAAGGAAAGAATTTATTCAAATTTCACTAGAAACAAACTTATTTTTTCAAAGAATAATGAAGGAGCATCTGTTTTTTATAGAAACTAGCCTGCTACCAATCAATAAAGCCGATATAGCCGAGGCTAATATACTAAAGAAATCATTTGAAGATCTATTATCAGAAACTGTTATATTTGGTAATTGTGCAGTAAGGAATGAAGTTTTGCAGTCAAATGAGATTGTGACACCTTTAACTCTAGGAGCAGAGAAAAAATCTTCAGAATTAACCGGTGCTTCTATTAATATGGAGATTACTGAAGCTGAACTTAATTTGAGATCAGATCCTAATTTTAATTATACAGAATGGCTAGAAGATAAAATATGCAACATAAATATGAGATCAATGAACTTATTAGAAGAAGTCATTGAATTCAAAAAGAAACTTCTTAGAATGGAGTTAGAATGTCAAATATTTACAAACCTTTACCCTCTTTTAATAGAGCATATTCTTCGCGAGGCTGAATTATATATGTCCATATTAAATAGTCTACAAAACAGAATGTTACCAGATAGAAGCGTATGTGATGATATGAACTTTTGGAATGTTAGAATGAAGGAACATGCAGAGTTTATTGATGGTCTCCTCGATCCTACTGAAGAAGCTTTGAAGGAAACAGCAGAAGAATTGGCAGAAAGATTCGAAAAGATATTAGAAAAAGGATGTAATAAAAATAACGAAAAAGAAATCAGAGTTAAAAGTCTAAAAGCAGCAGAAGATATAATGGCTTTCAAGAAAGCAGGCACAGAAGGCCTACTAGAATGTAAAATCAAATCAATTATCATCCCTCTTTTAGGAGATCATGTCCTAAGAGAAGCAAATCATTATATAAGAATATTGAAAGAGATGAGAATCTGATAGGTTATCCTATCAGATTTTTATTTATATATATTCAAATTAAAGAAGAGCTTCTAAAGAAGCATTAATGTAGCTCTTCTTGAAACTCATAACGGAAAGTTTATTAAACAAAAGAAAAAAAGTATAACTTTCCTATTCGTTATAAGATATAATAAGCTTATTAACTGATGGGAGTAGATAAGATGAGAAATATTAAGATGAATTTACAATTTGATGGTAGTAGATATGCTGGATGGCAGAGGTTAGGTGATAAAGAAAATACTATACAAGCTAAACTAGAAGAATTACTTAAAAAAATGACCTCAGAAGAAATAAATGTAATCGGATGCTCTAGGACTGATAAAGGCGTCCATGGAAAATCCTTAGTATGCAATTTTCACACTAAGTCTAGTATGACAATAGAAGAAATGGAAGATTATATAAATCGCTATCTACCTGATGATATAGTGGCTTATGATCTGGAAGAAGTAGATGAAAGATTCCACTCTAGATATAATGCAAAATCCAAGTTTTATAGATATACTATTGATAATAATAAATATCAAGATGTATTCACTAGAAAATTCACTACTCATATAGCAGATAATCTAAACCTTGAGTATATGCAAGAAGCTGCTAATTATTTAGTGGGAACTTTTGATTTTGCAGCTTTTACTACTACTAAATCAAAGAAGAAGGATGCAATAAGGACTATAACTAGGATCAATATTTCAAGAGATGGCAAGTATATTTATATCGACTATGAAGGGGATGGCTTTCTTCACAATATGATTAGGATAATCACTGGTACTTTAATTAGGGTAGGAAAAAAAGAAATAAACCCTAGATATGTAATAAATATTTTGGAAGCTAAAGATCGTAGTATTGCAGGTCCAATGGCTGATCCTAAGGGACTTTGCTTAATAGAGGTTATTTATTGATTTTCCATATGATATAATCAAAGCAAATATACTTTTCAATAAATTAAAAGGAGAGGATTTTGTGATTTATAGAAATGCTACATTAAAAGACATTCCTGCTATTTCTAAATTACAGGAACAATATCATATATCCACTATTAGTGAAGAGGATAAAGCCGATGGATTTGTCACAACCTTATTTACAGAAAGTCAGTTTAAGGATTTAATTGAAAAAGAAAATGGACTTGCAATAGCCTGTGATGGAGATAGGGTTGTAGCTTATGCAATGGCAGGATCTTGGGACTATTGGTCAGCATGGCCGCTTTTCCAACATATGATAAAGGATTTGCCTAATACAAAGTACTTAGATCAAGTTCTTTCCACAGAAAACTCCTATCAATATGGACCTATTTGTATTCACAAGGACTATAGAGGTACTGAAGTTCTGCCAAATATCTTTGAGTTCTCTAGAGCTCAAATGAGTAAAAGATATCCCATAATGATTACTTTTATCAACCAAATCAATCCTAGATCCTACCATTCTCATACTAAAAAGCTAGGGCTTGATTTAATTAAGACCTTTGAATTCAACAATAATCAATATTATGAATTAGGATATGATATGTCTAAAAAGACTAAGGGATCTAGTATATAATTAAAAGAAACAAGACTATGTTTTTGGATGCAAAAACATAGTCTTTTCTTTCAATTAATTCAGGCAAACTTTCTGGTCAATATAGTACTGAGCTTGTGAATTCCATAGTTTACTATAAAGTTCTTGATTCTCAAGTAATTCTTCGTGAGTTCCTCTTTCCTTTATCTCACCTTCATCGAATACAATTATATCATTGCAAAATCTACAACTACTCATACGGTGAGAGATATATAAAGTTGTTTTATCCTCTACTAAATTATCAAACCTTTGGTAAATATCAAATTCACTCAATGGATCAAGGGCAGCTGTAGGCTCATCTAGGATTACCACTGGAGCATTTTTGTAAAGGGCACGAGCTATGGAAATCTTTTGTTTCTCCCCTCCACTATGTTTACCTGATGAATCCTCATTAAATAGCCTTTTAACATCTAGCTTATCATCAGAAACACCTTCAAGCAATTTCTCCCCACGAATAAATTCTTCGGATAAGCCTGCTCTTACAAGGGAGTCATTTACTAGTTCTTCATCATACATAGTACTACAAGATACATTCTCCTTAATATTATCACCATATAGACCGAAATCCTGAAATACTACAGAGAACAAGCCTAAATAATCATGATAATCATATTTCCTAATGTCAACCCCATTAAGTTTAATTGTCCCACTGGTAGGTTCATAGAGACGAATTAATAGCTTAATAAATGTAGTTTTCCCCGCACCATTAGGCCCTACTATGGCCATTTTGTCATGGAGATTCAATTTGCAATTAATGTTCTTGAGGACATAATTCTCTTGATTAGGATAGCGAAAGCTCACATCTTCAAACTCAAATTCATACTCATTATCACTTCGCTTTTCAACAGGAATTTTTCCCGTTTCAAATCTATTTGGTAAATCCATATACTGGACTATTTCCTTGAAATAAACCATAAGCTTAGCTAACTCTTGATAAGCAGTTACAAAGCTGATAACAGAAGTATTCATCTTAACAATAGCTTGACTATACTGTACAAGATAGCCTAAGGAAATAGCATTGGCAAAGACCTTAAGACTTGTCAAAAGATATGCTAAAGTCGTCACAGCTCCACTGGCACCTGAATTAGCTGCAGACTGTATTACCCAGTATTTGCCTTCCTTTGTATAGCTTGAAGCAATTTTATCCGCTGCTGCTTTAACCATACTATTGATACTATCTTCCATGGCATAGCTTTGAATCACCTTTGTCTTTTCTTCATCTCCAAGCAATCTCCAAGCATAGCTTGCCATTTTTTCTGCTTGAAGCTTATCTTTGAAAAGCTTGAATACCACCTCATTACAAAATTTGATTATATATGCTAAAACTCCACTGGTCAATGCACTGAATACAAGAATTATCATAATGGAAACTAAAGGATTTGTTGCAATAGCAATCCATCCCTCTGCATCTCCTACAGCCAAGCAAAGACGAATGACTAGTATAGAGGCGAAAGCAAAAGAGATAAAAGCCTGAATACTCTGTTCCAGTTGATTTAAAACAGTATAATAATTGCCTTGATAGCGTAAAGATGTAATTGCATTGACAAAATCTGTCATGGTTTTTCCATCTTCTACTGTTTCATAATCAATTTCCAAAGGTTTCATATGAATCAAAGCATCAACCTTAATTTGTACACTTCTTGCATGTTTTAAATATCCATTCTTAATAAACTCAAAAATTAAATTTGCCAATGCTGTTGAAATAATCATGATAAGAATCCATATCATACTTCTCCTATACTCACCCTTCAGCATGGAATCTAAAATTGGAGCGCTTAAGACAATTGAAATATAAGGAATTAAGGCACCCATGATACTATTTAGAAGGAGTAAGGGGATCAAGGAATGATCTAATGGATAAAATCGTCTAATCAATGAATATACCTCTCTTAGAGTTTGTTTTGTTTTTAATTTATCCATATTCTAAGCCTCCTTTTGATAATAGTGAGCTTGAGCACTAAACATTCTTCTATAAGGGCCCTCTAAAGACATCAATTGCTGATGGCTTCCATCTTGAACTATCTTACCCTTCTCCATAAAAACCACTCGATTACAGAATTGTGTTGAACTCAATCTATGAGAAATAAAAATTGATGTTTTATTCTTAGTTAGATTTCCATATTGCTCATATAAGTGTGCCTCTGCAATTGGATCAAGGGCTGCTGTTGGTTCATCAAGAATCAAAATTGGAGCATCCTTGTAAAGTGCCTTGGCTAACATGAGTTTTTGCTGCTGTCCACCTGAAAGACTAATCCCATTTTCATCAATATAGGTGGTTAAATTAGTTTCATATCCCTTTTCCAATTGTTGG includes:
- a CDS encoding alcohol dehydrogenase catalytic domain-containing protein, translating into MKALYYDKSLQYVENYPKPSPKSGESLVEIIVSAICNTDKEILKGYRPDFKGILGHEFVGKVLESDDPSLIGHRVVGEINENCGHCIYCKTGRPTHCENRKVVGISGKDGCFAQYITIRNELLHIVPKEVPSEVAIFTEPLAAALEILEQVHIKPSTSVGIIGDGRLAYMIAQVVSLTGANLTIIGKHEEKLNLFKSFAKVRTNTEESYEIVIDASGSPSGILTAQKIVRKKGTIVIKTTYAGKVEIDMSDFVVNEITIKGSRCGPFEPALQLLKLGLIQFPPIDLYELEDYEKAFESREFKVGFRF
- a CDS encoding MTAP family purine nucleoside phosphorylase: MKAIIGGTGVYGTSHNSRVEKVKTKYGEVELDVVNIDGEEIVFLARHGKEHSKPPHLINYKANMMALKEYGVKYIYATAAVGSCNENYAPGDVVVINDFLDFTKSRPVTFFEGGDEPVKHVDMSDPYCKNMREKFYLFSKELGLDIKGEAVYICTEGPRFETASEIKMYKNIGDVVGMTSVPEVVFAKELGMCYSAIGIITNWCTGIGGEIAIHDIQGSVDKNRENITDVFIKVFKEGLDQDNCSCNNSIIQL
- the mtnA gene encoding S-methyl-5-thioribose-1-phosphate isomerase, whose amino-acid sequence is MKEIKTIEFKDDILYLIDQRKLPTIYEIFQCKDFRDVDFAIKDMVVRGAPAIGATAAYGVVLAAKEFLGEEKENFFSKMDEALDILNNSRPTAVNLMWAIGKMRKLIEENKSSSTVDIYKKIREEADKIFEEDIETNKTMAKHGNEVIKEGATILTHCNTGALATVGYGTALGVVREAHYTGKNIFVYADETRPRLQGGRLTAWELVQEEIPSKLIADNVAATLIRDGKIDVILVGADRIASNGDTANKIGTFMLSVVAKAYNVPFYIVAPTTTIDFDIETGKDIEIEERDKSEVTHIDGVRTAPEGIDVFNPAFDVTPWENITGIITEKGIIRAPYKENIMKLK
- a CDS encoding GntR family transcriptional regulator — protein: MIKSISLSSKTKHEILKFIENEELQADEILPSENTFMDILGVSRYTVREALALLEQDKIIYKIKGKGTFINKRPIQIESGLEKLESITEIIQSFGYQPGTTWVGVEEGYPTKDMVKKLRLEANDKIITLKRIRTANGKAAAYLVDTIPKKLVNNESLDNIDSESVFSYIKEKFGIVMDYATTEIIPTLPTEEMIERLKVPKNKLFILLHQLHYDKEGHPILYSFDYFDSEIFKLKVNRIT
- a CDS encoding L-fuculose-phosphate aldolase yields the protein MLMQEEREQIVEYGKKLVTSSLTKGTGGNLSIYNREKGLMCISPSGIDYFEIKPEDVVVLDIHGNKVDGAKDPSSEYEMHRIFYANREDIDAIIHTHTMYATTLACLNWSLPPVHYMLALAGLDVRCAKYATYGTKELAENAYEAMKDRYAVLLANHGLLAGAKDLANAFNITEEIEYCAELYYRTKAIGEPVILPEEEMLLMLEKFKTYGQVKKQ
- a CDS encoding DUF2935 domain-containing protein, which encodes MLSRKEFIQISLETNLFFQRIMKEHLFFIETSLLPINKADIAEANILKKSFEDLLSETVIFGNCAVRNEVLQSNEIVTPLTLGAEKKSSELTGASINMEITEAELNLRSDPNFNYTEWLEDKICNINMRSMNLLEEVIEFKKKLLRMELECQIFTNLYPLLIEHILREAELYMSILNSLQNRMLPDRSVCDDMNFWNVRMKEHAEFIDGLLDPTEEALKETAEELAERFEKILEKGCNKNNEKEIRVKSLKAAEDIMAFKKAGTEGLLECKIKSIIIPLLGDHVLREANHYIRILKEMRI
- the truA gene encoding tRNA pseudouridine(38-40) synthase TruA → MRNIKMNLQFDGSRYAGWQRLGDKENTIQAKLEELLKKMTSEEINVIGCSRTDKGVHGKSLVCNFHTKSSMTIEEMEDYINRYLPDDIVAYDLEEVDERFHSRYNAKSKFYRYTIDNNKYQDVFTRKFTTHIADNLNLEYMQEAANYLVGTFDFAAFTTTKSKKKDAIRTITRINISRDGKYIYIDYEGDGFLHNMIRIITGTLIRVGKKEINPRYVINILEAKDRSIAGPMADPKGLCLIEVIY
- a CDS encoding GNAT family acetyltransferase; the protein is MIYRNATLKDIPAISKLQEQYHISTISEEDKADGFVTTLFTESQFKDLIEKENGLAIACDGDRVVAYAMAGSWDYWSAWPLFQHMIKDLPNTKYLDQVLSTENSYQYGPICIHKDYRGTEVLPNIFEFSRAQMSKRYPIMITFINQINPRSYHSHTKKLGLDLIKTFEFNNNQYYELGYDMSKKTKGSSI
- a CDS encoding ABC transporter ATP-binding protein, which encodes MDKLKTKQTLREVYSLIRRFYPLDHSLIPLLLLNSIMGALIPYISIVLSAPILDSMLKGEYRRSMIWILIMIISTALANLIFEFIKNGYLKHARSVQIKVDALIHMKPLEIDYETVEDGKTMTDFVNAITSLRYQGNYYTVLNQLEQSIQAFISFAFASILVIRLCLAVGDAEGWIAIATNPLVSIMIILVFSALTSGVLAYIIKFCNEVVFKLFKDKLQAEKMASYAWRLLGDEEKTKVIQSYAMEDSINSMVKAAADKIASSYTKEGKYWVIQSAANSGASGAVTTLAYLLTSLKVFANAISLGYLVQYSQAIVKMNTSVISFVTAYQELAKLMVYFKEIVQYMDLPNRFETGKIPVEKRSDNEYEFEFEDVSFRYPNQENYVLKNINCKLNLHDKMAIVGPNGAGKTTFIKLLIRLYEPTSGTIKLNGVDIRKYDYHDYLGLFSVVFQDFGLYGDNIKENVSCSTMYDEELVNDSLVRAGLSEEFIRGEKLLEGVSDDKLDVKRLFNEDSSGKHSGGEKQKISIARALYKNAPVVILDEPTAALDPLSEFDIYQRFDNLVEDKTTLYISHRMSSCRFCNDIIVFDEGEIKERGTHEELLENQELYSKLWNSQAQYYIDQKVCLN